Genomic segment of Kibdelosporangium phytohabitans:
GGCGGCGGCAACGGCGGGGTGGGTCTGCGTGGCCCCGGTGAGACCAAGCTGGAAACCGACCGGCGGCGCATCCGTGCCAAGATCTCCAAGCTCCGGCGGGAGATCGCGGCGATGTCGGCCGTGCGGGAGACCAAGCGCGGCCGCCGGGTGGCCAACGAGGTGCCGAGCGTCGCCATCGCCGGCTACACCAACGCGGGCAAGTCCAGTCTGCTCAACGCCATCACCGGCGCGGGCGTGCTGGTCGAGGACGCGTTGTTCGCCACGCTGGACGCGACCACACGGCGCACCCAGACCCCGGACGGGCGCACGTACACGCTGACCGACACGGTCGGGTTCGTGCGGCACCTGCCGCACCAGCTGATCGAGGCGTTCCGGTCCACCTTGGACGAGGTGGCCGACGCGGACCTGCTGGTGCACGTGGTGGACGGCTCGGACGACAACCCGGAGTGGCAGGTCAACGCGGTGCGCGAGGTGCTCAACGAGATCGTCGAGCGCAACGACACCACGATGCCACCGGAGGTCCTGGTGGTGAACAAGATCGACGCGGCGGACGAGCTGCAGCTGGCGCGGTTGCGTCACCTGTTGCCCGGTGCGTTGTTCGTCTCGGCGCACAAGGGCTCAGGGCTCGACGAGCTGCGTGAGCACCTGGCCACGGCGTTGCCGAGGCCGGACGTCGAGGTCGATGTGCTGGTGCCGTACGCCCGGGGCGAGCTCGTGGCCAGGGTCCACCGGGAGGGTGAAGTGCTCGCGGAGCGTCACACCCCGGAGGGAACCCAGCTGCACGCCCGGGTGAACGGCGACCTGGCCGGGGCATTGGGCCAGTTCGCAAGCAACGGCGCCCCTGCCTGACGCGTCTACTGATGGTGATCGGTGTACGGAGGGCTTTGGCGTGGGGAGGCGCCTTGGCCCTGGCCGTTGCGCTCTCCCCGGTCACGGCGGCACACGCGGCCGACCCGGTTGAGCGCTGCGTGCTCAACAACAAGAACATCGGGGAGCTGTCCGGCCTGGCGTCGGACGGCTCCAAGATGTACGCGACCAACGACGGCGGCACCAAGCTGACCGTCTTCGTGCTGTCCAAGGACTGCAAGCTCGAGCGGACCATCGCGAACAAGACCGACCCGTTCGACGTCGAAGACATGGCTCGCACCAAGGACGGGACACTCTGGCTCGCCGACACCGGTGACAACGGCAAGAAACGCGACACGGTCGCGTTGCACGCGCTGACCCCGGACGGCAAGGCGACGCTGTACCGCCTGTCCTACCCGGACGGTCAGCACGACGCGGAAGCCCTGCTGATGGACCAGAAGGGCGTGCCCTACCTGGTCACCAAGGAACCGTTCGGCGCGGCGCAGGTCTACCGGCCGGAAGGCGCCCTGCAGAGCCCCGGCCCGGTGAAACTGGCCAAAGTGGCCTCGGTCGACCTGAAGAGCACCGACACACCGGGCGGCCCGACGCAGATCCCGCACGCCATCGGCTCGATCCTGGTGACCGGCGGCGCGGTCAGCCACGACGGGAAAGTCGTGGCGCTCCGGACGTACACCGACGCCTACCTCTACGGCGCGCCCGACGGTGACATCGCCGCGGCGTTCAGCCGCGAGCCCGTACGCGTGCCGCTGCCGAACGAACCGCAAGGCGAGACGATCGCGTTCGAGCCGGACGGGACGCTGCTGACCGGCTCGGAAGGCGTCGGCCAGCCGATCAGGGCCATCGCGGGCGCGACCGGCCTGGTGTCGGCGGACCCCAAACCAGGAGCCAAGCCGGGGAGCTCCGCCGGCGCGGCCGGCGACACGAACGCCGCGCCTGCCACCGGGGACTCCGGGTTCCCCACGTGGCTGGCTGTCGTGATCGGCGTGGTCGTGGTGCTGGGCGGCCTGGCTTTCCTGGGGCGCAAGGGAACGTCCCGCTAGCGGCGTTCCCCGGTCGTCCTAGAGCCGCCGCAGGACCGCGACCACCTTTCCGAGGATCGTGGCCTCGTCGCCGGGGATCGGGTCGTACGCCTCGTTCTGCGGCAGCAGCCAGACATGCCCGTCGCGCAGCTTGTACGTCTTGACCGTGGCCTCGCCGTCGATCATCGCCGCGACGATCTCGCCGTTGTCGGCGACCGACTGCTGGCGCACCACGACCCAGTCGTCGTCGGCGATCGCCGCGTCGATCATCGAGTCGCCCGCGACCTTCAGCAGGAACAGCGAGCCCTCGCCGACGATCTCCTTCGGCAGCGGGAAGACGTCCTCGACGGCCTGTTCGGCCAGGATCGGCCCACCGGCCGCGATCCGGCCGAGCACGGGAACGTACGCGGGCGTCGGGGCGGGAGTGTCGTCGCCGGCCAGCTGAGCCGCGTCCGCGTCCGGCGGCAGCACGCCGATCGCCCGCGGCCGGTTGTGGTCCCGGCGCAGATAGCCCTTCCGCTCGAGGGCTTTGAGCTGGTAGGCGACCGACGACGTCGAGGTCAGGCCGACCGCCTCGCCTATCTCGCGCACGCTCGGCGGATAGCCGACGCGTTCGACCCAGGCTCTGATGACCTCGAGCACCGCGCGCTGCCGCGGCGGCAGGGTGCCCGAGTCCAGCTCCTCGGACTGCTCAGGGAAGGGGCGGATGTTGTCGCCCTGCTCTGGTGTCTTGCTGCGCTGCGGCACCGCTTCCGCCTCCAAAAATCCTCGCCCACCTGTGGGCGAGCTCGATCATCTTCACCGACCGTAGTCCGCTTCGACCTGGAGATCAAACACCTGTTCGAGGGACACGCCGAGCAGATCTCGATTTTTGTCGGTGGTTGGTGGTACACATTCGCACGAACGTTCGATCGAACCGATGTTCGATCAGAAGTCGCGCGAGGAGGATACGACATGGCGGCTCCGGTACGCACCAAGATCGACCTGTCGCAGCTGGACGCCCCACGGCCGGTGCTCCGCCTGGTGCCGCCGCTGCCCGAGGTCGAGGAGCCCAAGCCGGAGCAGGCCGCCGAGCGGACGCGCGTGGCCGAAACTCCCCGCCGTGCGCGCCACCAGCGGCGCAGGCCGTCGCACTCCCGCGTGGCGGCGTGCACTCCGGCGGTCCGCCGCCGCAGGCAAGTCGCGGCGTCCGTCCTGATCGCGCTCGGGATGTTCCTCGCGGTGCTGGGCTTCGGCAGCCTCGCGGGCGCGCTCACAGCCGACGTGGTCCCCGGCCGCACGGCGGTGGTCTGGGTACAGCCCGGCGAAAGCCTGTGGGAGGTGGCCGAGCGGTCCGCCCCCGGGTACGACACCGAAGCCGTGGTCGCCCGGATTCACGAGCTCAACGAGATCTCCGGCAACGTGGTCCTCGCGGGACAGCCGCTCCAGGTTCCGTCCGCGCCCTGAATGCCCGGCACTGCCTTCATGTGCGGCCTTTATGTGCGTGCCGCATCGGCGTACCGCCGAGGGCGGCGAGCGGTTGAGAAGCAGTCGAATTCACGCCGGATGGCGGTCAGCCCCGGCGGCGCGCTTGGTGTGCGCGATGGTCGAAGAGATAGAGACAGGCCGACCGCGGGAAACTCTGCCTGCCGGCGGATGAGTCGCGGGGTGCGACTGGTGTGCGCAGCTGTCGGTGAGGGCGTCGCGTGGGCGACCGGGAGCCGCTGAGCCGAACCCGCACAAGATCGACAGCACCCCCTCATGGCGGCGGACCCGCCAAGTGGACTCCTCGTCCGGTGGCCTAACGTGTGCGCGCAATGTGGGCCCCTCGCCCGTCCTGACGTTCCCTCGAATGGCTGATTGCGCGGTTCGTGTCCACTCCGTGTGTGGCACTCGCCACTCCGACTCCCCGACCGGGGGAGACACGCCGTGTCGACTTGCATCGCCTAGGCCTCGGGCATACTGTCACCCCAACATCTAGTAGTTACACCGCTGTATTTAGTCCACAGGTTGGGGCTGGAGTCGGGCAAGTTGTCCACGCTCCATCCACAAGTCGATCACCAGCCAGGCTGTTGCGGTGACGCACGGGTGTTGTCGGGTGACTGTCAGTGAGAAGGGGGAGAGCGATGAGGTGCCCGTTCTGCAGGCACTCCGACTCTCGGGTCGTCGACTCCCGGGAGGTCGACGAAGGACAGGTGATCCGGCGCAGGAGGTCGTGCTCGAGCTGCGGCCGCAGGTTCACGACAGTCGAAGAGGCCGTGCTGGCGGTCGTCAAGCGCTCCGGCGTGACCGAGCCGTTCAGCCGCGACAAGGTCGTGCGCGGCGTCCAGCGCGCCTGCCAGGGCAGGCCGGTGGACGAGGACGCGCTGCAGCAGCTGGCGCACAAGGTCGAGGAGACGATCCGTTCGGCGGGCGCCGCCGAGATCCCCAGCCACGAGGTCGGCCTCGCCATCCTCGGTCCGCTGCGTGAGCTCGACGAGGTCGCCTACCTGCGGTTCGCCAGCGTGTACCGCTCGTTCACGTCCGTCGAGGACTTCGAAAAGGAGATCGCGGACCTCAAGGAAGCGATCGCCAACCGGTCGGAGGCGGGCGAGTGAGTCGCCGGACCCGGCCCAAGAGCAGGACAACGAAGAAGAATTCGCTCGGACCGGATCGGACGGGGACCCCGGCCGTGGCCGCGCCAGTTATCGCGAGTGTTGAGGGAGAGGGACTGGTCATGACGGAGACGGTTGGCGTTCCCACTGGGGGAGATCAGCAGGTCAAGGGCCTGCGGATGCAGCGGGTCTTCACGACCGAGGGAGTGCACCCGTACGACGCGGTCACGTGGGAGCACCGCGACGTGGTGATGACCAACTGGCGTGACGGGTCGGTGAACTTCGAGCAGCGCGGCGTCGAGTTCCCCGACACCTGGTCGGTCAACGCGGTCAACATCGTCACCAGCAAGTACTTCCGCGGCGCGGTCGGCTCGCAGGTCAGGGAGAGCAGCCTGCGCCAGCTGATCGACCGCGTGGTGAAGAAGTACGTGGCCGCCGGTGTGGAGCACGAGTACTTCGCCACGCCGAAGGACGCCGAGATCTTCGAGCACGAGCTCACCTACATGCTGCTGCACCAGGTGTTCAGCTTCAACTCGCCGGTCTGGTTCAACGTCGGCACCGCGTCGCCGCAGCAGGTCAGCGCCTGCTTCATCCTCGCCGTCGACGACACCATGGAGTCGATCCTCAACTGGTACAAGGAAGAGGGCCTGATCTTCAAGGGCGGTTCCGGCGCGGGCCTGAACCTCTCGCGGATCCGGTCGTCCAAGGAACTGCTGTCCTCCGGCGGCACGGCGTCCGGCCCGGTGTCGTTCATGCGCGGCGCCGACGCGTCCGCGGGGACGATCAAGTCCGGTGGCGCGACCCGGCGCGCGGCCAAGATGGTCGTGCTCGACGTGGACCACCCGGACGTCGAGGAGTTCATCGAGACCAAGGCCAAGGAAGAAGCCAAGATCCGCGTCCTGCGCGACGCCGGCTTCGACATGGACCTCGGTGGCAAGGACATCACCTCGGTCCAGTACCAGAACGCCAACAACTCGATCCGCGTGTCCGACGAGTTCATGCACGCGGTGGAGAACGACGGCCAGTTCGCCCTGCGGGCACGCGGCACGAACGACGTCATCGAAGAGGTCGGCGCCAAGGGCCTGTTCCGCAAGCTGGCCAAGGCCGCGTGGGAGTGCGCCGACCCGGGCATCCAGTACGACAGCACGATCAACGACTGGCACACCTGCCCCGAGTCGGGCCGGATCACCGCGTCGAACCCGTGCAGCGAGTACATGCACCTGGACAACTCCAGCTGCAACCTCGCCTCGCTGAACCTGATGAAGTTCCTGCGTGAGGACGGCACGTTCGACGGGCAGCGGTTCGTCAAGGCGGTCGAGTTCGTCATCACCGCGATGGACATCTCGATCTGCTTCGCGGACTTCCCGACCGAGCCGATCGCGGACACCACCCGCAAGTTCCGCCAGCTGGGCATCGGATACGCCAACCTGGGCGCGCTGCTGATGGCGACCGGGCACGCGTACGACTCCGAGGGCGGCCGTGCGCTCGCCGCGTCCATCACCTCGCTGATGAACGCCGTCGCGTACCGGCGTTCCGCCGAACTCGCCGGTGTCGTCGGCCCGTACGACGGCTACGCCCGCAACGCCGAGCCGCACATCCGCGTGATCCGCAAGCACGCCGCTGCCAACGACCTGATCCGCACCCTGGCCGCGGACGACACCGCGATCCAGCGCATCGCGGGCGAGGAATGGCGTCGCGGCCTGGAGATCGGCGTCAGGGACGGCTGGCGCAACGCCCAGGCGTCCGTGCTCGCGCCGACCGGCACCATCGGCCTGATGATGGACTGCGACACCACCGGCATCGAGCCGGACCTGGCGCTCGTGAAGTTCAAGAAGCTGGTCGGCGGCGGTTCGATGCAGATCGTCAACCAGACTGTGCCGCGCGCGCTGAAGTCCCTGGGCTACCAGGACGAGCAGGTCGAGGCGATCGTGGAGTTCATCGCCGAGCACGGGCACGTCATCGACGCGCCGGGCCTGCGCCGCGAGCACTACGAGGTCTTCGACTGCGCGATGGGCGAGCGCTCGATCGCCCCGATGGGCCACGTCCGGATGATGGCCGCGGTGCAGCCGTTCATCTCGGGTGCGATCTCCAAGACGGTCAACATGCCGGAAGCGGCGACCATCGAGGACGTCGAGGAGATCTACTTCCAGGGCTGGAAGCTGGGCCTGAAGGCGCTGGCGATCTACCGCGACAACTGCAAGGTCGGCCAGCCGCTGTCGGCGGGCAAGGGTGCCAAGAGCGACAAGGCGGCGGAGAAGGAGACGGTGGTCGAGTACCGCCCGGTCCGCAAGCGCCTGCCGAAGAAGCGCCCGTCGCAGACGGTGTCGTTCACCGTCGGTGGCGCGGAGGGCTACCTGCACGCGGGTTCGTACCCCGACGACGGTCTCGGCGAGATCTTCGTCAAGCTGGGCAAGCAGGGTTCGACGCTGGCGGGCGTGATGGACGCGTTCTCCATGTCGATCTCGGTGGGCCTGCAGTACGGGATCCCGCTGGAGTTCTACGTGTCGAAGTTCCAGAACCTGCGCTTCGAGCCGGCGGGCATGACCGACGACCCGGACGTGCGGATCGCCACCAGCGTGCTCGACTACCTGTTCCGCAGGCTGGCGCTGGACTACCTGCCGTTGGAGAAGCGCGCCCAGCTGGGCATCTACACGGCGTCGGAGCGTTCGGCGCAGGTGAACAACGACTACGGCTCGTCCGATGTGGACCTCGAAGGCATGCGGTCGACGGTGGAATCCGCCGCGGCGGCCCCCCAGCCGAAGGCCGGGATCGAGAAGGCCCACAGCTCGACCGAACTGCTCGAGCTGCAACTCGGCACCGTCGCCGACGCCCCGCTCTGCATGACCTGCGGCACGAAGATGCGGCCCGCCGGCTCCTGCTACGTCTGTGAGGGCTGCGGCTCCACCTCCGGCTGCAGCTGACAAAGCCGACAAGACAACGGGGTGCCCGGACACGGGCACCCCGTTGTCTTGTCCGGGTATGGGTGAGACTGGTGGCATGACCGGGGTCGAGGTGTTCGAGGGGCAGCGGTCCCGCATGTTCGGTTTGGCCTACCGGATGCTGGGGTCGGCCGCGGAGGCTGAGGACGTGGTGCAGGACGCTTTCCTCCGCTGGCATCGGGCGGATCTCGATGCGATCGACACGCCCGCGGCCTGGTTGACGAAGGTTGTCACGAACCTGTGTCTGTCGCGGCTTTCCTCGGCGCGGATGCGGCGGGAAAGCTATGTCGGACCGTGGTTGCCGGAGCCTGTGCGCACTGGCGACGGGGCTTTGGGTCCACTGGAGACTGTCGAGCAGCGTGAGCTCGTCTCCCTGGGTGTTCTCGTCGTCCTTGAGCGGTTGACGGCTGCTGAGCGGGCTGTTTTCGTTCTGCGGGAGGCTTTCGGGTACCAGCATCGGGAGATCGCCGGTGTTCTCGACGTCGACGAGGTGCGTTCCCGGCAGCTGTACGCGCGGGCTCGCCGGCACGTGGCTGAGGCTCGCAGGCGTTTTCCCGCAGATCGGGAACGGCATGCTGAGATCGTGCGGAGATTCTTCGCCGCGGCTGTCGAGGGTGACGTCGCGGGTTTGACCGAGTTGCTCGCTGAGGACGTCGTGTCCTGGTCCGACGGTGGTGGGAAGGCCACGGCCGCGCGGCGGCCGATCGTCGGCCGGGACAAGGTGCTGCGCTATCTCGGCGGGTTTCGGCAGCGGCCTGAGTTCGCGCAGGTGGATAGCGAGTTCGCCGAGGTCAACGGGCAGCTTGCCGTGCTGCTGCGGTGGGGTGGCGCGCTCGCGGCGGTGTTCGTTCCCGAGGTTGACGGCGACCGCGTCACCGCGCTGCGTTCGATCATCAACCCGGACAAGCTCCACGCTGTCGCGAATCTACGGAGTCCGTAGCCGGGTGAGGGTGGTCGTGGTGTTGTCGTTGACGAGGTGGATGAACCGCAGCACCGCGGTGAGTTCCGCTTCGGTGAAGCCGGCGAGGTCGGCACGGGTGCAGGCGGCGAGTTCGGCGTAGTAGGCGCGCAGACGATCGAGGCCTTCGGAGGTCGGCTCGATCAGCACCCTGCGCCGGTCGTGAGGATCCTGGATCCGTTCGACGCAGCCTGCCTCGTCGAGTCGGTCGATCATGCGTGACACCGAGCCCGATGTCAGGCCGACGCGGGTGGCCAGCGTCGCCGCGGTGGCCGGCCCGTGTTTGTTGAGAGTGTGCAGGGCGTCCAGGTCGCTGAGCGTGACTCCCATCCGCCTGGCGATCTCGGCGTTGAGCTGTGATGTGGTGTTTCCCCAGTCCGGCAGGGCGGCCAGCACCTGGTTGGCCGCTGTGTCGCTGTCCATCCGCGCCTGAGTCCTTTCTTCCTTGTGGTGGGCACGCTAACAGTCGTAACCTGCGTGACGCAACTACTGTGTCACGCAGGTATCTGTGAGGGAGGACTTGTCGTGCGTGTTTTGCTGTCGACCATCGGGTCACGGGGTGAAGCTCAGCCGGTAGCGGCTTTGGCCTTACGGCTGAAGGCCCTTGGGCACCAGGTGTCCGCGTGTGTCTCGCCCGATTTCCGGGACTGGTTCCAGGAGCAGGGAATCCCGGTGACGCCCATCGGTCCGGCGATGCGTTCTTCAGCGTGGGACCTGTCCACGCCGGCAGGCCGGAGGCGCGCGGCGCAGGACGCCGTGGCGTCGCAGTTCGCCACACTTCCTGAGGCCGCACGGGAAAGTGACATCCTGGTCGGCTGTGGCGCTGTGCA
This window contains:
- the hflX gene encoding GTPase HflX; translation: MTEDYAEELVSTGDLELEDRSALRRVAGLSTELSDITEVEYRQLRLERVVLVGVWTEGTAEQADASLTELSRLAETAGSEVLEGLIQRRDRPDPATYVGSGKVDEIFQTVLATGADTVICDGELSPGQLRQLEARLKVKVIDRTALILDIFAQHARSKEGKAQVELAQLQYLLPRLRGWGESLSRQAGGRAGGGNGGVGLRGPGETKLETDRRRIRAKISKLRREIAAMSAVRETKRGRRVANEVPSVAIAGYTNAGKSSLLNAITGAGVLVEDALFATLDATTRRTQTPDGRTYTLTDTVGFVRHLPHQLIEAFRSTLDEVADADLLVHVVDGSDDNPEWQVNAVREVLNEIVERNDTTMPPEVLVVNKIDAADELQLARLRHLLPGALFVSAHKGSGLDELREHLATALPRPDVEVDVLVPYARGELVARVHREGEVLAERHTPEGTQLHARVNGDLAGALGQFASNGAPA
- the lexA gene encoding transcriptional repressor LexA, translating into MRPFPEQSEELDSGTLPPRQRAVLEVIRAWVERVGYPPSVREIGEAVGLTSTSSVAYQLKALERKGYLRRDHNRPRAIGVLPPDADAAQLAGDDTPAPTPAYVPVLGRIAAGGPILAEQAVEDVFPLPKEIVGEGSLFLLKVAGDSMIDAAIADDDWVVVRQQSVADNGEIVAAMIDGEATVKTYKLRDGHVWLLPQNEAYDPIPGDEATILGKVVAVLRRL
- a CDS encoding LysM peptidoglycan-binding domain-containing protein — its product is MAAPVRTKIDLSQLDAPRPVLRLVPPLPEVEEPKPEQAAERTRVAETPRRARHQRRRPSHSRVAACTPAVRRRRQVAASVLIALGMFLAVLGFGSLAGALTADVVPGRTAVVWVQPGESLWEVAERSAPGYDTEAVVARIHELNEISGNVVLAGQPLQVPSAP
- the nrdR gene encoding transcriptional regulator NrdR, which gives rise to MRCPFCRHSDSRVVDSREVDEGQVIRRRRSCSSCGRRFTTVEEAVLAVVKRSGVTEPFSRDKVVRGVQRACQGRPVDEDALQQLAHKVEETIRSAGAAEIPSHEVGLAILGPLRELDEVAYLRFASVYRSFTSVEDFEKEIADLKEAIANRSEAGE
- a CDS encoding vitamin B12-dependent ribonucleotide reductase gives rise to the protein MTETVGVPTGGDQQVKGLRMQRVFTTEGVHPYDAVTWEHRDVVMTNWRDGSVNFEQRGVEFPDTWSVNAVNIVTSKYFRGAVGSQVRESSLRQLIDRVVKKYVAAGVEHEYFATPKDAEIFEHELTYMLLHQVFSFNSPVWFNVGTASPQQVSACFILAVDDTMESILNWYKEEGLIFKGGSGAGLNLSRIRSSKELLSSGGTASGPVSFMRGADASAGTIKSGGATRRAAKMVVLDVDHPDVEEFIETKAKEEAKIRVLRDAGFDMDLGGKDITSVQYQNANNSIRVSDEFMHAVENDGQFALRARGTNDVIEEVGAKGLFRKLAKAAWECADPGIQYDSTINDWHTCPESGRITASNPCSEYMHLDNSSCNLASLNLMKFLREDGTFDGQRFVKAVEFVITAMDISICFADFPTEPIADTTRKFRQLGIGYANLGALLMATGHAYDSEGGRALAASITSLMNAVAYRRSAELAGVVGPYDGYARNAEPHIRVIRKHAAANDLIRTLAADDTAIQRIAGEEWRRGLEIGVRDGWRNAQASVLAPTGTIGLMMDCDTTGIEPDLALVKFKKLVGGGSMQIVNQTVPRALKSLGYQDEQVEAIVEFIAEHGHVIDAPGLRREHYEVFDCAMGERSIAPMGHVRMMAAVQPFISGAISKTVNMPEAATIEDVEEIYFQGWKLGLKALAIYRDNCKVGQPLSAGKGAKSDKAAEKETVVEYRPVRKRLPKKRPSQTVSFTVGGAEGYLHAGSYPDDGLGEIFVKLGKQGSTLAGVMDAFSMSISVGLQYGIPLEFYVSKFQNLRFEPAGMTDDPDVRIATSVLDYLFRRLALDYLPLEKRAQLGIYTASERSAQVNNDYGSSDVDLEGMRSTVESAAAAPQPKAGIEKAHSSTELLELQLGTVADAPLCMTCGTKMRPAGSCYVCEGCGSTSGCS
- a CDS encoding RNA polymerase sigma-70 factor; translated protein: MTGVEVFEGQRSRMFGLAYRMLGSAAEAEDVVQDAFLRWHRADLDAIDTPAAWLTKVVTNLCLSRLSSARMRRESYVGPWLPEPVRTGDGALGPLETVEQRELVSLGVLVVLERLTAAERAVFVLREAFGYQHREIAGVLDVDEVRSRQLYARARRHVAEARRRFPADRERHAEIVRRFFAAAVEGDVAGLTELLAEDVVSWSDGGGKATAARRPIVGRDKVLRYLGGFRQRPEFAQVDSEFAEVNGQLAVLLRWGGALAAVFVPEVDGDRVTALRSIINPDKLHAVANLRSP
- a CDS encoding MarR family winged helix-turn-helix transcriptional regulator encodes the protein MDSDTAANQVLAALPDWGNTTSQLNAEIARRMGVTLSDLDALHTLNKHGPATAATLATRVGLTSGSVSRMIDRLDEAGCVERIQDPHDRRRVLIEPTSEGLDRLRAYYAELAACTRADLAGFTEAELTAVLRFIHLVNDNTTTTLTRLRTP